A part of Solicola gregarius genomic DNA contains:
- a CDS encoding SDR family oxidoreductase — protein MSNRADVALVTGASRGLGAAVARSLAADGWAVAVGYRSGSERAQRVVDDIRNSGGAAEAFAADVTDESQVTDLVDRVTNDLGEIEVLVANATGPQPRVPVDDLTWQAHLDQLEFFVKSPTLLLRAVLPSMKRRRSGRVIQIGSDIFERALPGMSAYVAAKGAQLGLTRSWARELGPFGITVNVVAPGWIPVERHGDVPPEQVTEYLADVPLARMGMPGDVAATVSFIASDAAGFITGERITVNGGHTID, from the coding sequence ATGAGCAACCGGGCCGACGTCGCTCTCGTTACTGGCGCGTCCCGCGGACTGGGAGCCGCTGTTGCGCGGTCCCTGGCCGCTGACGGCTGGGCAGTGGCGGTCGGCTACCGGTCAGGTTCGGAGCGCGCGCAGCGGGTGGTCGACGACATCCGCAACTCCGGTGGTGCCGCGGAAGCATTCGCGGCCGACGTCACCGACGAGTCGCAGGTGACGGATCTGGTCGACCGAGTCACGAACGATCTCGGCGAGATCGAGGTCCTCGTTGCCAACGCGACCGGTCCGCAGCCGAGAGTGCCGGTCGACGACCTGACGTGGCAGGCGCACCTGGACCAACTGGAGTTCTTCGTCAAGAGTCCGACACTGCTGCTGCGAGCCGTGCTACCGAGCATGAAACGGCGTCGCAGTGGCCGGGTCATCCAGATCGGTTCCGATATCTTCGAGCGCGCCCTCCCGGGCATGTCCGCGTACGTCGCGGCCAAAGGAGCTCAACTCGGCCTCACCCGATCCTGGGCACGCGAGCTGGGCCCTTTCGGGATCACCGTGAACGTGGTCGCGCCCGGCTGGATCCCGGTGGAGCGACACGGCGACGTACCCCCGGAGCAGGTGACCGAGTATCTGGCCGACGTGCCGCTCGCCCGCATGGGCATGCCGGGTGATGTCGCCGCAACGGTGAGCTTCATCGCCTCCGACGCCGCCGGCTTCATCACTGGAGAACGGATCACCGTCAACGGCGGCCACACGATCGACTGA
- a CDS encoding MBL fold metallo-hydrolase: MSKPFASSADLADKTETLETLADGVYALTAEGDPNVGAVEGKDFVVAFEARATPVAAQAWLHRLRELTDKPIRYLVLSHYHAVRVLGASAFGAEVTITHEQTRRLIADRGQADWDSELGRMPRLFRDPDSIPGLTWPDITFTDRLSIDLGGDRGPLELAYCGRGHTAGDIVAWLPEHRILFAGDLVEAEAALYTGDAFHADWSTGTLDAIAAFGAEYLVGGRGSVVRGREAVEAAIEQSRSFLTVLRDEVGRVHALGGGVREAFAAAHAALEPTYGRWPIFEHCLPFDVQRLWDELYGIDWPQIWTAERDREVWEALQA; encoded by the coding sequence ATGTCCAAGCCGTTCGCATCGTCGGCCGACCTCGCCGACAAGACCGAGACACTCGAGACACTGGCCGACGGCGTGTATGCGCTCACCGCCGAGGGCGATCCGAACGTCGGAGCCGTCGAGGGGAAGGACTTCGTGGTCGCGTTCGAGGCGAGGGCGACGCCGGTCGCGGCGCAGGCCTGGCTGCACCGGCTTCGCGAGCTGACCGACAAGCCGATCAGGTACCTCGTGCTCAGCCACTATCACGCCGTACGCGTGCTCGGCGCGAGTGCGTTCGGGGCAGAGGTGACGATCACACACGAGCAGACGCGGCGGCTGATCGCCGACCGTGGACAGGCGGACTGGGACAGCGAGCTGGGCAGGATGCCGCGACTCTTCCGGGATCCCGACTCGATCCCCGGTCTGACCTGGCCGGACATCACGTTCACCGACCGGCTGAGCATCGACCTCGGCGGCGACCGAGGGCCGCTCGAGCTTGCGTACTGCGGTCGCGGGCACACCGCCGGTGACATCGTCGCGTGGCTTCCCGAGCACCGAATCCTGTTCGCCGGCGACCTTGTGGAGGCCGAGGCCGCTTTGTACACGGGCGATGCGTTCCACGCCGACTGGTCGACGGGCACACTCGACGCAATCGCCGCGTTCGGCGCCGAGTACCTCGTCGGCGGTCGGGGCTCGGTCGTACGCGGGCGCGAAGCCGTCGAGGCCGCCATCGAGCAGTCCCGCTCGTTCCTGACCGTCCTGCGAGACGAGGTCGGTCGGGTCCATGCGCTGGGCGGTGGGGTACGAGAGGCGTTCGCGGCGGCGCATGCGGCGCTCGAGCCGACGTACGGACGATGGCCGATCTTCGAGCACTGCTTGCCGTTCGACGTTCAACGGTTGTGGGACGAGCTGTACGGTATCGACTGGCCGCAGATCTGGACGGCCGAACGCGACCGCGAGGTGTGGGAGGCGCTGCAGGCGTGA
- a CDS encoding FAD-dependent monooxygenase, protein MTDGRAHDDAVVVVGNGPVGQSASLLLARWGLRVITFDERPERDYVGSRSICQQRDVLDIWDSVGAGRQVADEGVTWTTARTFHRDLELFALTFEDRGRSRFPPFVNISQSRTERILDTALGSQPLVDARWAHCVTGIRPDAGGVTVVGTSPVGPFELRATYVVMCAGGHCDDLRESLGIEFYGHSYADRFLICDIRTELPDWRTERRFYFDPRWNPGRQVLIHPCPDSTYRIDWQVDETYDLDEERRSGALDRRIRQIVGDAAYEIVWCSVYRAHERIADRMSAGRVLLAGDCAHLVTPFGARGLNSGVQDAENAAWKIAYASRGYASPALVRTYDDERHAAAVENLTITSATMDFLAPETPEQIAYRRVTLDDAGADPSARARVDSGRLAEPFWYVDSPLTTLDPSRTFEGRPPKGFTPAPAPGILLPDVPARYDSVAIPLRSLAREHLTVLTGADVDATSVSRAVRAMVSAPVRVMPVAAIEDSMAAITVSEALGIQADEIWLLRPDAYVAAVVRDAEELLAAAARLLAR, encoded by the coding sequence GTGACCGATGGGCGGGCGCACGATGATGCCGTTGTCGTCGTCGGCAACGGCCCGGTGGGGCAGTCCGCATCGCTCCTGCTCGCGCGCTGGGGGCTGCGCGTCATCACATTCGACGAGCGACCCGAGCGCGACTACGTCGGCAGTAGGTCGATCTGTCAACAGCGAGACGTGCTTGACATCTGGGACTCGGTCGGCGCGGGTCGGCAGGTCGCCGACGAGGGTGTGACCTGGACGACGGCTCGTACCTTCCACCGTGATCTCGAGCTCTTTGCATTGACCTTCGAGGACCGCGGGCGGTCGCGGTTTCCGCCGTTCGTCAACATCTCCCAGTCGCGTACCGAACGGATCCTCGACACAGCACTCGGCAGTCAGCCACTCGTCGACGCTCGGTGGGCACACTGCGTGACGGGGATCCGACCGGACGCCGGCGGTGTGACCGTCGTGGGTACGTCGCCGGTCGGTCCGTTCGAGCTGCGTGCGACGTACGTCGTCATGTGTGCGGGTGGCCACTGCGACGACCTGCGCGAGTCGCTGGGCATCGAGTTCTACGGGCACAGCTATGCCGACCGCTTCCTGATCTGCGATATCCGCACGGAGCTTCCGGACTGGCGTACGGAGCGCAGGTTCTACTTCGACCCGCGGTGGAATCCCGGCAGGCAGGTACTGATCCATCCCTGTCCGGACTCGACGTACCGCATCGACTGGCAGGTCGACGAGACGTACGACCTCGACGAGGAGCGCCGGTCGGGTGCGCTCGATCGGCGGATCCGACAGATCGTCGGCGACGCGGCGTACGAGATCGTCTGGTGCTCGGTTTACCGTGCGCACGAGCGAATCGCCGACCGGATGTCCGCTGGGCGCGTACTGCTCGCCGGCGACTGCGCGCATCTGGTGACGCCGTTCGGCGCCCGCGGGCTCAACTCCGGCGTGCAGGACGCCGAGAACGCTGCCTGGAAAATCGCGTACGCATCGCGAGGCTACGCATCGCCCGCTCTCGTCCGCACGTACGACGACGAACGCCACGCCGCCGCCGTCGAGAACCTGACGATCACCTCGGCGACCATGGACTTCCTCGCGCCGGAGACTCCCGAGCAGATCGCGTACCGGCGGGTGACTCTCGACGACGCGGGCGCCGACCCCTCGGCGCGCGCACGGGTCGACTCGGGCCGCTTGGCGGAGCCGTTCTGGTACGTCGACTCGCCGCTCACCACGCTCGACCCGTCGCGGACGTTCGAGGGTCGGCCCCCGAAAGGCTTCACTCCCGCACCCGCACCGGGCATCCTGCTGCCCGACGTGCCCGCGAGGTACGACAGCGTCGCCATCCCGCTGCGCTCGTTGGCGCGCGAGCATCTGACAGTGCTGACCGGGGCCGACGTCGACGCGACGTCGGTCTCGAGGGCGGTACGCGCCATGGTGTCCGCACCCGTACGCGTGATGCCAGTCGCGGCGATCGAGGACTCGATGGCCGCGATCACCGTCTCCGAGGCTCTGGGGATCCAAGCGGACGAGATCTGGCTGCTTCGCCCGGATGCGTACGTCGCCGCGGTGGTGCGCGACGCCGAAGAGCTCCTGGCCGCCGCTGCGCGACTGCTCGCTCGCTGA
- a CDS encoding LURP-one-related/scramblase family protein — translation MSTLLKQPVFVVEQRGKASELDVGSEIRDADGSTIGAIRPVEQSAARKAFRLVARIDAYLGHTFEVTDRTGTVQLRLDRPARFVRSRLVVTEPSGREIGEITQLNSHGKIRFGLTYTGKPIGELRGRSIRGSSFDILDREENQVGRVRKEFEDPNERDGSRSVMLDSEVAGPLRTLAIAAGIALDLALHPSGAE, via the coding sequence ATGTCCACGCTGCTGAAACAGCCGGTGTTCGTCGTCGAGCAGCGCGGCAAGGCATCCGAGCTCGACGTCGGTTCCGAGATCCGCGATGCCGACGGAAGTACGATCGGCGCGATCCGGCCCGTCGAGCAGAGTGCTGCCCGCAAGGCCTTTCGCCTGGTGGCGAGGATCGACGCGTACCTCGGCCACACCTTCGAGGTGACCGACCGCACCGGCACCGTGCAGCTGCGCCTCGATCGACCCGCGCGGTTCGTACGGTCGCGGCTGGTCGTCACCGAGCCGAGCGGGCGCGAGATCGGCGAGATCACCCAGCTCAACTCCCACGGCAAGATCCGGTTCGGCCTCACGTACACGGGCAAGCCGATCGGCGAGCTGCGCGGCCGGAGCATCCGCGGCAGCTCCTTCGACATCCTCGATCGCGAGGAGAACCAGGTAGGGCGCGTACGCAAGGAGTTCGAGGATCCGAACGAGAGGGACGGAAGCCGCTCGGTCATGCTCGACTCCGAGGTCGCCGGCCCGCTGCGCACGCTCGCGATCGCCGCCGGCATCGCACTCGACCTCGCCCTGCATCCGTCCGGCGCCGAGTGA
- a CDS encoding ATP-binding cassette domain-containing protein, with translation MTAKTTPDDGVIDVDGLVKTFGSFRALDGLDLHVRRGEVHGFLGPNGAGKSTTIRILLGLVRASGGSARLFGGDPWHDAVPLHRRLAYVPGDVSLWPGMTGGECIDVLASTHGGLSAERRAELIERFDLDPSKRSDAYSKGNRQKVALVAALAADVDLLVLDEPTSGLDPLMEKVFQDTVRERTGEGVTVLLSSHILSEVEALGDRVTIIRKGKAVTSGTLPEMRRHTRTSVHAVTDAEPAALVNLGGGSRAFDDPRGRPVRRDVQGRHRPGERRDRSCARGRAAFADGRAAQPGRPVPQQLLRHRDRLRRGRLVSARTATVDAPDRPLRGGTRIMLTTHWRSGRRALLIWVIAMVGLFAATAWSLDSVYDTPAKIAEYAAGVSGADSSTLAINGTAYGVDNIGGVIAYEFGFMSAIAVPLMGVLLIARWTRREEESGRLEMIRAGVVSRRAPLAAALIWTTAAFAVMAVGYVLSLVPIGISWADATAYALSQAALGLWFAAIAALAAQAAERTRGVYAASIGVLALAFVLRGVGDVEDNFLTWLSPLGWTEETRAFADTRWWPIALTLALAALIIVAAFVVLERRDLGSGVLVARPGAPTAGALVRNSFGLAARMHRNIVLGWAVVAVLVGGSFGSVIDAIEDVASDNDTLQDVMAGGSDQADAFVAFVVMIVALVIGGYAMEGASRISEEERGGRLEPVLAGSLGRLRWLLGHGIAICVGAVVVTLAGGAALGAGVAASESDGSQFGRMLGATFAYLPAMLVLAALAVLLYAAKPSLQPIGWAAYAYVAVVAILGDTLRLPDWAMNISPMNWVGRVPTESAETWALVVALVVVCAFAAASALALRGRDIPST, from the coding sequence GTGACTGCGAAGACAACACCAGACGACGGAGTCATCGACGTCGACGGACTCGTGAAGACCTTCGGGTCGTTCCGCGCCCTCGACGGGCTCGACCTGCACGTACGCCGCGGCGAGGTGCATGGGTTCCTCGGACCCAACGGTGCGGGCAAGTCGACCACGATCCGGATCCTGCTCGGTCTCGTCCGGGCGAGCGGCGGCAGCGCGAGGCTGTTCGGTGGCGACCCGTGGCATGACGCCGTACCTCTGCACCGCCGGCTCGCGTACGTGCCAGGCGATGTCTCGTTGTGGCCGGGCATGACCGGCGGCGAATGTATCGACGTCCTCGCCTCGACCCACGGCGGACTGTCGGCCGAGCGCCGTGCCGAGCTGATCGAGCGCTTCGACCTCGACCCGTCAAAACGTAGCGATGCCTACTCGAAGGGCAACCGGCAGAAGGTCGCCCTGGTGGCGGCCCTCGCGGCAGACGTCGACCTGCTGGTGCTCGACGAGCCGACGTCCGGCCTCGACCCGCTGATGGAGAAGGTCTTCCAGGACACCGTCCGCGAACGTACGGGCGAGGGCGTGACCGTACTGCTGTCGAGCCACATCCTCTCCGAGGTCGAGGCTCTCGGCGACCGGGTGACCATCATCCGCAAGGGCAAGGCCGTGACCTCCGGCACGCTTCCCGAGATGCGCAGACACACACGTACGTCGGTGCACGCGGTGACGGACGCCGAACCGGCGGCGCTCGTGAACCTCGGGGGGGGTTCACGAGCTTTCGACGACCCGCGCGGACGACCGGTTCGACGTGACGTTCAAGGTCGACACCGACCAGGTGAACGACGCGATCGGAGTTGTGCACGCGGCCGGGCTGCATTCGCTGACGGCCGAGCCGCCCAGCCTGGACGACCTGTTCCTCAGCAGCTACTACGGCACCGAGACCGACTCCGTCGAGGTCGGCTCGTGAGCGCGCGGACGGCGACGGTCGACGCACCCGACCGCCCGCTGCGCGGCGGCACCCGGATCATGCTCACCACGCACTGGCGCAGCGGGCGGCGCGCCTTGCTGATCTGGGTGATCGCGATGGTCGGCCTGTTCGCCGCGACCGCCTGGTCCCTCGACAGCGTCTACGACACTCCGGCGAAGATCGCCGAGTACGCTGCCGGCGTCAGCGGGGCGGACAGCTCGACACTCGCGATCAACGGCACGGCGTACGGCGTCGACAACATCGGCGGCGTCATTGCGTACGAGTTCGGCTTCATGAGTGCGATCGCCGTCCCCCTGATGGGCGTCCTGCTGATCGCACGGTGGACGCGGCGCGAGGAGGAGAGCGGCCGACTCGAGATGATCCGCGCCGGCGTCGTCTCCCGGCGGGCGCCGCTGGCCGCCGCGCTGATCTGGACCACGGCGGCGTTCGCCGTCATGGCGGTCGGATACGTACTCTCGCTCGTCCCGATCGGGATCTCATGGGCCGACGCAACCGCGTACGCCCTGTCGCAGGCGGCACTCGGGCTGTGGTTCGCGGCTATTGCCGCGCTCGCGGCGCAGGCCGCGGAACGCACCCGCGGGGTGTACGCGGCGAGCATCGGCGTACTCGCACTGGCGTTCGTGCTCCGGGGGGTCGGCGACGTCGAGGACAACTTCCTCACCTGGCTCTCGCCGCTCGGCTGGACCGAGGAGACCCGCGCGTTCGCCGACACGCGCTGGTGGCCGATCGCGCTCACCCTCGCACTCGCGGCGCTGATCATCGTCGCGGCATTCGTCGTGCTCGAGCGCCGCGACCTCGGCAGCGGCGTACTCGTCGCCCGCCCAGGCGCGCCGACCGCGGGTGCCCTGGTACGCAACAGCTTCGGCCTCGCGGCGCGGATGCATCGCAACATCGTGCTGGGCTGGGCGGTCGTCGCCGTTCTCGTCGGCGGCTCGTTCGGCTCGGTGATCGACGCGATCGAAGACGTCGCGTCCGACAACGACACCCTGCAGGACGTGATGGCCGGCGGCTCCGACCAGGCCGACGCATTCGTCGCCTTCGTCGTGATGATCGTCGCGCTCGTCATCGGCGGGTACGCGATGGAAGGCGCGAGTCGGATCAGCGAGGAGGAGCGCGGTGGCCGCCTCGAACCCGTTCTTGCCGGGTCGCTCGGCCGCCTGCGTTGGCTACTCGGACACGGCATCGCGATCTGCGTCGGTGCAGTGGTCGTGACGCTGGCCGGCGGCGCCGCCCTCGGAGCGGGAGTCGCCGCATCGGAGAGCGACGGGAGCCAGTTCGGGCGGATGCTCGGCGCGACGTTCGCGTACCTTCCCGCGATGCTGGTGCTCGCCGCGCTCGCGGTGCTCTTGTACGCCGCGAAGCCGTCGCTTCAGCCGATCGGATGGGCGGCCTACGCGTACGTCGCGGTGGTAGCGATCCTCGGTGACACGCTTCGGCTTCCGGACTGGGCGATGAACATCTCACCGATGAACTGGGTCGGCAGGGTGCCCACGGAGTCCGCGGAGACCTGGGCACTCGTCGTCGCGCTTGTCGTGGTGTGCGCCTTCGCCGCGGCGTCTGCTCTGGCCCTGCGAGGTCGCGATATTCCTTCCACGTAA
- a CDS encoding TetR/AcrR family transcriptional regulator, protein MPLPRFHRLPADEQRRILDIALKAFAEQGTDAASYNQIIAAAGISRSSAYNYFDGREDLLDAVLDEVAERFGAALGTWPTAADPDAFWAELERSTDNITVHIEQHPADLALIDAAFYDRSRGRFVGWVEDLIANGADIGVITIPIDRSLLVGITTAALPAFDSWAIERLRSGGQMPAFGELRTVLSHLWGTPS, encoded by the coding sequence GTGCCACTGCCTCGCTTCCATCGCCTACCCGCCGACGAACAGCGCCGCATCCTCGATATCGCGCTGAAGGCGTTCGCCGAGCAAGGCACGGACGCCGCGTCGTACAACCAGATCATTGCCGCTGCAGGCATCTCGCGCTCGTCGGCGTACAACTACTTCGACGGCCGCGAGGACCTTCTCGACGCGGTGCTCGACGAGGTCGCCGAGCGCTTCGGCGCGGCGCTCGGAACGTGGCCGACCGCCGCCGACCCCGATGCGTTCTGGGCGGAGCTGGAGCGGAGTACGGACAACATCACGGTCCACATCGAGCAGCATCCCGCCGATCTCGCGCTGATCGACGCCGCGTTCTACGACCGGAGCCGGGGGCGGTTCGTCGGCTGGGTCGAGGACCTCATCGCCAATGGCGCCGACATCGGCGTGATCACCATCCCGATAGACCGGTCGCTGCTCGTCGGCATCACCACCGCGGCATTGCCCGCCTTCGACAGCTGGGCCATCGAGCGCCTCCGGTCCGGTGGGCAGATGCCGGCGTTCGGCGAGCTCAGGACGGTGCTGAGTCACCTGTGGGGCACGCCGAGCTAG
- a CDS encoding response regulator has protein sequence MIRLVLVDDHPVVRAGVRALLEGQDDLTVVGEASDADGATETVRRTRPDVVLMDLNLGSGRGGAEATADVRELPDPPQVLVLTTYDTEADILAAVDAGAAGYLLKDAPADELFRAVRGTARGETVLAPAVAATLVRRASTPGPVLTDREVEIVELLAKGLANKEMAKRLLVSEATVKSHLSHVYAKLGVDTRAGAVATAIERRIIRR, from the coding sequence GTGATCCGCCTCGTACTCGTCGACGACCATCCGGTCGTACGCGCGGGCGTGCGCGCGCTGCTCGAAGGGCAGGACGATCTGACCGTTGTCGGCGAGGCGTCCGACGCCGACGGCGCGACCGAGACCGTACGCCGCACGCGTCCGGACGTCGTTCTGATGGATCTCAACCTCGGCTCCGGCCGCGGCGGTGCAGAGGCGACCGCCGACGTCCGCGAGCTGCCCGACCCTCCCCAGGTACTCGTCCTCACGACGTACGACACGGAGGCCGACATCCTGGCGGCCGTCGATGCGGGCGCCGCGGGCTATCTGCTGAAGGACGCACCGGCCGACGAGCTGTTCCGCGCCGTTCGCGGCACCGCGCGCGGCGAGACCGTGCTGGCGCCCGCTGTCGCGGCGACGCTCGTACGCCGCGCGAGCACGCCCGGCCCCGTGCTCACCGACCGCGAGGTGGAGATCGTCGAGCTACTCGCGAAGGGCTTGGCGAACAAGGAGATGGCCAAACGTCTGCTCGTCAGCGAAGCCACCGTCAAGTCGCATCTGTCGCATGTCTACGCCAAGCTCGGCGTCGACACCCGCGCGGGTGCGGTCGCCACCGCGATCGAGCGGCGCATCATCCGTCGGTAG
- a CDS encoding sensor histidine kinase, translated as MNTSAYRGVRPLLAGADRLETWLHIAFVVLTITSTWRYLDGHGLSDRGPWVLGGALLLVGVYASYRLLPAPVWCGVLVVVWIGLTALAPSFSWCAVPLAFVALRVLPYAVAYVVVAAMVVTVVVSWSAMSDTVDPTVIAGPIAIAVLAVGAYRALDVQATERQRLLDELHEAQGELAEAQHRAGVVAERARLSREIHDSVAQGLSSINLLLQAADQDWEARPAAAREHVSQAAITARDGLDEVRRVVRDLAPAELSAGGDLPAAVQRVTDEATRDRGRASVRVHGEPAVLPDPVGTALLRTTRGALANVVEHADASHVVVSLTYQPDSVTLDVRDDGRGFDPTASSPAGQPARGRGLAGIRARVEELGGSLAVESAPGDGTALAVSIPLNAPTQGRMS; from the coding sequence ATGAACACGTCGGCGTACCGGGGCGTGCGCCCGCTGCTGGCCGGCGCCGATCGGCTCGAGACCTGGCTCCACATCGCGTTCGTGGTGCTCACCATCACGTCCACCTGGCGCTACCTGGACGGCCATGGCCTGTCCGACCGCGGCCCCTGGGTGCTCGGCGGGGCACTGCTGCTCGTCGGGGTGTACGCGAGCTATCGGCTGTTGCCCGCGCCCGTGTGGTGTGGCGTCCTGGTCGTGGTGTGGATCGGCCTCACCGCCCTTGCACCGTCGTTCTCCTGGTGCGCGGTGCCGCTCGCGTTCGTGGCGCTGCGGGTGCTCCCGTACGCCGTGGCGTACGTGGTGGTCGCGGCGATGGTGGTCACGGTCGTCGTGTCCTGGTCGGCCATGTCCGACACGGTCGACCCGACGGTCATCGCCGGCCCGATCGCCATTGCAGTGCTCGCGGTGGGTGCGTACCGCGCCCTCGACGTGCAGGCAACCGAACGCCAACGCCTGCTCGACGAGCTGCACGAAGCGCAGGGCGAGCTCGCCGAGGCGCAACACCGGGCAGGGGTCGTTGCGGAGCGCGCGCGGTTGTCCCGCGAGATCCACGACTCGGTTGCGCAAGGGCTTTCGAGCATCAACCTGCTGCTGCAGGCGGCCGACCAGGACTGGGAGGCGAGACCGGCCGCGGCCCGCGAGCATGTGTCACAGGCCGCGATCACCGCGCGCGACGGACTCGACGAAGTGCGCCGGGTCGTACGCGACCTCGCGCCTGCGGAGCTGTCCGCCGGGGGCGACCTCCCCGCCGCCGTCCAACGCGTCACCGACGAGGCCACCCGCGATCGGGGACGCGCCTCGGTGCGCGTCCACGGTGAGCCGGCCGTGCTACCCGACCCTGTCGGAACGGCCCTGCTGCGTACGACGCGCGGCGCGCTCGCCAACGTCGTCGAGCATGCGGACGCGTCCCACGTCGTCGTCTCGCTGACGTACCAGCCGGACTCAGTCACGCTCGACGTACGTGACGACGGCCGCGGGTTCGACCCGACAGCGTCATCACCGGCAGGTCAACCGGCGCGGGGACGCGGGCTCGCGGGCATCCGTGCGCGCGTCGAGGAGCTCGGCGGCTCGCTCGCCGTCGAGTCCGCACCGGGCGACGGCACCGCACTCGCTGTCAGCATCCCGCTGAACGCGCCGACACAAGGCAGGATGTCCTAA
- a CDS encoding ankyrin repeat domain-containing protein, whose product MIRAIAVAAASLVLVAACAGQSENGEPAPASGGTRTARPTDRQEQPTRPQETTVLSDERQAELDSRLIEAAWDNHVSRVRRLIEDGADVNAKDDTEQSAYLVATSEGYDDLLDLTLRHGADVTSLDSFDGTGLIRAAERGHAGVVGRLIQADIDVNHVNNLGWTALHEAIVLGDGSGRYVDTVRTLVAGGADVRLPSAQDGVAPIDHATRKGYDAVAETLRAALDERPIARPDQALLDAAASGDADRAALAIRAGAELEVGDERGRTPLLVAVTNDRIDVARLLVALGADPDALDDQHDTPWLVTGVTGSVPMLEALLSADPDLSIRNRYGGLSAIPASERGHVEYVRRVVRTDIDINHVNDLGWTALLEAVILGDGSRPYQEIVRILLAAGADPAIADGDGVTALQHAESSGQDGVANVLRDAS is encoded by the coding sequence ATGATCCGCGCAATTGCCGTGGCTGCGGCGAGCTTGGTGCTCGTCGCGGCCTGCGCCGGACAGAGCGAGAATGGTGAGCCCGCGCCCGCGTCCGGCGGCACCCGGACCGCGCGGCCGACCGACCGGCAGGAGCAACCGACTCGACCGCAGGAGACGACCGTGCTGAGTGACGAACGCCAGGCCGAGCTGGATTCCCGGCTGATCGAGGCGGCATGGGACAACCACGTGTCGCGGGTCCGCCGCCTCATCGAAGATGGCGCCGACGTCAACGCCAAGGACGACACCGAGCAGAGCGCGTACCTGGTAGCGACCAGCGAGGGATACGACGACCTGCTCGATCTCACGCTGCGGCACGGAGCGGACGTGACGTCGCTGGACAGCTTCGACGGCACCGGGCTGATCCGCGCCGCCGAACGCGGTCACGCCGGTGTCGTGGGCCGGCTGATCCAGGCGGACATCGACGTCAACCATGTCAACAACCTCGGCTGGACGGCGCTCCACGAGGCGATCGTCCTCGGCGACGGTTCCGGCCGGTACGTCGACACCGTTCGTACGCTGGTGGCCGGCGGCGCCGACGTACGGCTGCCGTCGGCCCAAGACGGGGTCGCGCCGATCGACCACGCGACGCGGAAGGGGTACGACGCTGTGGCGGAGACGCTGCGGGCCGCGCTCGACGAGCGGCCGATCGCCCGACCGGACCAAGCGCTCCTGGACGCCGCGGCATCGGGCGACGCCGACCGGGCCGCGCTGGCGATCCGTGCCGGTGCCGAACTGGAGGTCGGAGACGAACGCGGTCGTACGCCGCTGCTGGTGGCGGTGACGAACGATCGGATAGACGTGGCGCGACTGCTCGTCGCCCTGGGCGCCGATCCCGATGCCCTCGACGACCAGCACGACACACCGTGGCTCGTGACGGGCGTGACGGGAAGCGTGCCGATGCTCGAGGCGCTGCTGTCCGCGGACCCGGACCTGTCGATCCGCAACAGGTACGGCGGTTTGTCGGCCATCCCGGCCAGCGAGCGAGGCCACGTCGAGTACGTACGCCGGGTTGTGCGTACCGACATCGACATCAACCACGTCAACGACCTCGGCTGGACGGCGCTGCTCGAGGCCGTCATCCTCGGCGACGGCTCCCGGCCGTACCAGGAGATCGTTCGGATCCTGCTTGCTGCGGGCGCCGACCCGGCCATTGCCGACGGCGACGGCGTGACCGCGCTGCAGCACGCGGAGTCGAGTGGGCAGGACGGGGTCGCAAATGTCCTCAGGGACGCGTCCTGA